Proteins encoded by one window of Ostrinia nubilalis chromosome 23, ilOstNubi1.1, whole genome shotgun sequence:
- the LOC135083223 gene encoding uncharacterized protein LOC135083223 has translation MALYGAPIWADALHRGRILPFCAGPRAGHRAESHKDLPHGRARCGVRPRWYSSLVAKLGSLEAGVLSVIYHWMADQKARGKRPAPERRGAVRQEEREIMIDRWKEDMTRARFGRRTLDAIGPVLGQLLERPHGFLTFRLAQVLTGHGCFGSYLHRIGREESPLCG, from the coding sequence ATGGCGCTGTATGGCGCCCCAATCTGGGCGGACGCACTCCACAGAGGGAGAATCCTGCCCTTCTGCGCAGGCCCCAGAGCGGGCCATAGAGCAGAGAGTCACAAGGACCTACCGCACGGTAGGGCACGCTGCGGCGTGCGACCTCGCTGGTACTCCTCCTTGGTAGCTAAGCTTGGTAGCTTAGAAGCTGGGGTCTTGTCTGTCATCTATCACTGGATGGCAGACCAGAAGGCGCGTGGAAAGCGCCCGGCCCcggagcggcgcggcgccgtcAGGCAAGAAGAGCGCGAGATCATGATCGACCGCTGGAAGGAAGACATGACTCGCGCGCGGTTTGGCCGCCGCACTCTGGACGCCATTGGTCCTGTTCTGGGCCAATTGTTGGAACGACCGCACGGGTTCCTTACGTTCCGTCTGGCGCAGGTGCTGACCGGGCATGGCTGCTTCGGTTCGTACCTGCATAGGATCGGGCGAGAGGAATCCCCACTGTGCGGATGA